The Trichoplusia ni isolate ovarian cell line Hi5 chromosome 10, tn1, whole genome shotgun sequence genome window below encodes:
- the LOC113498125 gene encoding toll-like receptor 6 has translation MMALPQISLRNRLCQILFWFVIGLNVADQSSLPLKYEAPDDCQWWLRGPNDAHEVSLTCKLRTINSEFDTTNFSVIPSEHTTSLRIECNEEMMYKSSLDDRSFAHLVKLRELVLDNCKIGRWPPGVLSGLRDLRNLTIRTKNTEWAAMSLEIASESFTAVRQLEKLDLSFNNIWSFPENLFCPLTNLVYLNVSSNRLQDVSDLGFRERAMHQALISEQDGPQPSAPSISHATCSLDIEVLDASSNHFVLMPENGFMALRRLKELHIHDNEISMVADKALSGLKQLQIIDLSNNKIVALPQDLFKDSRPVIKEIYLQNNSISVLSPSLFANLDQLLALDLSNNHLTSTWINENTFTGLIRMVLLNLSNNRLTKLDPKIFKDLYTLQILNVQHNMLESIAADTFAPMNNLHTLILSYNKISHIDAYALNGLYVLSLLSIDNNHLEELHPEAFRNTSSLQDLNLNGNRLKKVPIALRNMRLLRTLDLGENQITSLEEPGFVGLHNVYGLRLIGNKIENISKDVFSDLPSLQILNLARNKLKHIDMNAFETLTTLQAIRLDANQLTEIQGLFVNIPSLLWLNVSDNQIEWFDYTVIPSGLQWLDLHSNNIKELGNNYRLDKELRLQTLDASFNKMTKISAFSIPSSVELLFLNDNQITQVEAQTFVGKTNLTRVDLYANQITSMDLNALRLTPVDPGRPLPEFYIGGNPFQCDCTMEWLQRINKLDHLRQHPRVMDLESIYCKLLYNRERTYIPLIEAESSQFLCTYKTHCFTLCHCCDFDACDCEMTCPSNCTCYHDQPWSANIVDCSAAGYSEIPSSIPMDATELYLDGNNFGGLTSHAFIGRKNLKILYANNSNIDALYNNTFSGLKRLTILHLEKNNIKELLGFELSPLENLRELHLQDNKIHYIDNRTFMELRHLEVLRLEGNNIYGFAVWQFTMNPYLVEISLSRNLWSCDCQYMHKFRNWFKNNLGKVEDAHKITCVFDNVTNAVGPLMADFNSTICTSHVGGSSSIIENQVINDYLPLLLISLCVFITSSALICGIFYWRRELRVWIYYHCGFRMCYKSTAFDDEADKDRLFDAYISYSVKDEAFVAQMLAPGLESTDPSFRLCLHYRDFNASAYVADTIIEAVESSKRTIIVLSKNFINNEWCRFEFKTALHEVLKERRRRLIIILLGELPNRDIDPELRLCLKANTCIEWGDRQFWQKLRFAMPDLRKCQYHRSTVNIYASVSPVGAGRAPAPPPPPPPGKLPPLLGDALGLPASVHSRDVHPHRMPPQAQLWA, from the coding sequence ATGATGGCTCTACCGCAAATTTCCTTAAGAAACCGACTTTGCcaaatattgttttggtttGTCATCGGCCTAAATGTTGCTGACCAGAGCTCATTACCACTGAAATATGAAGCTCCAGATGATTGCCAGTGGTGGTTGAGGGGCCCTAACGATGCCCACGAAGTTTCTCTCACGTGTAAACTACGAACCATCAACAGTGAATTCGACACAACTAACTTCAGTGTCATCCCTTCAGAACACACTACGTCCTTAAGAATAGAGTGCAATGAAGAAATGATGTACAAAAGCTCTCTAGATGATCGGAGTTTTGCGCATCTAGTGAAACTACGTGAACTTGTTTTAGATAACTGTAAAATTGGAAGATGGCCGCCTGGTGTACTCTCTGGCTTAAGAGACCTCCGAAATTTAACGATACGAACGAAAAACACGGAGTGGGCCGCTATGAGTTTAGAGATAGCATCAGAAAGCTTTACGGCTGTTCGACAGTTGGAAAAGTTGGACCTCAGTTTCAATAACATCTGGTCGTTTCCCGAAAACTTGTTTTGCCCGTTAACGAATTTAGTGTATTTGAATGTGTCGTCGAATCGTTTACAAGATGTGAGTGATTTGGGATTCAGAGAGCGAGCAATGCACCAAGCTCTGATTAGTGAACAAGATGGACCGCAACCCTCTGCACCGTCTATATCACACGCAACCTGCTCATTAGATATTGAAGTCTTAGACGCTTCCAGCAATCATTTTGTGTTGATGCCAGAAAATGGATTTATGGCACTTCGTAGACTAAAAGAACTTCACATTCACGATAACGAAATATCGATGGTTGCTGACAAAGCATTATCTGGATTAAAACAGCTGCAGATCATTGATCTCTCGAACAACAAAATCGTTGCTCTTCCTCAAGATCTGTTCAAAGATAGTAGACCAGTCATCAAAgaaatatacttacaaaacaATTCTATAAGTGTGCTTTCACCTAGCCTTTTCGCTAACCTCGATCAGCTGTTGGCGTTGGATTTATCTAATAATCATTTAACAAGCACTTGGATTAATGAGAATACTTTCACCGGTCTAATAAGAATGGTACTGTTGAACTTATCCAACAACAGATTGACGAAACTCGATCCCaagatttttaaagatttatacaCTTTACAAATTCTTAATGTGCAGCACAATATGTTGGAGAGCATTGCTGCTGATACATTTGCTCCTATGAATAATCTGCATACGTTAATCTTATCTTACAACAAGATATCTCACATAGATGCTTATGCCTTAAATGGGCTCTATGTATTGTCTCTACTATCTATAGACAATAACCACCTCGAAGAACTCCATCCAGAAGCATTCAGAAATACATCCTCTCTACaggatttgaatttaaatggaAATCGTTTAAAGAAAGTGCCCATAGCGCTAAGAAATATGCGATTACTAAGGACTCTTGATCTGGGAGAGAATCAGATAACGTCATTGGAAGAACCCGGCTTCGTTGGTTTGCATAACGTATATGGCCTTCGTCTTATcggaaataaaatagaaaacataaGCAAAGATGTATTCTCCGATTTGCCATCGCTACAGATTTTAAACCTCGCTCGTAATAAATTGAAACACATCGACATGAACGCTTTTGAAACACTAACAACCCTTCAAGCTATAAGGTTAGACGCTAACCAGCTTACTGAAATTCAAGGCCTATTCGTAAATATCCCATCACTACTGTGGCTAAATGTATCAGATAACCAAATAGAGTGGTTTGACTACACTGTTATACCATCTGGGCTCCAGTGGTTAGATCTTCACAGCAATAACATTAAAGAACTGGGGAACAACTATCGTCTGGATAAGGAACTACGTTTACAAACACTAGACGCAAGCTTTaacaaaatgacaaaaatatcgGCTTTCTCAATTCCCAGCAGTGTAGAGTTGCTGTTCCTGAATGATAATCAAATTACACAAGTTGAAGCTCAAACTTTTGTTGGAAAAACCAATTTAACGAGAGTCGATTTGTATGCAAATCAGATAACTAGTATGGATCTCAATGCGCTTCGTCTAACTCCGGTCGATCCGGGACGGCCGCTACCCGAATTTTATATCGGCGGAAACCCGTTTCAATGCGACTGTACTATGGAGTGGCTACAACGCATCAACAAACTGGACCATCTGAGACAACATCCTCGTGTTATGGACTTAGAAAgtatatattgtaaattattgtataatcGTGAAAGGACTTACATTCCGCTTATCGAAGCAGAATCTTCTCAGTTTTTGTGTACATATAAAACTCACTGTTTTACGCTGTGCCATTGTTGTGATTTTGACGCTTGTGATTGTGAAATGACGTGCCCATCGAACTGTACGTGTTATCATGACCAACCGTGGTCAGCAAATATTGTGGACTGTTCTGCTGCTGGGTATTCGGAAATACCTAGCAGTATACCTATGGACGCTACTGAACTATATTTAGACGGTAACAATTTTGGTGGTTTAACGAGTCACGCTTTTATTGGAcgtaaaaatttgaaaatattgtacGCTAATAACTCTAACATTGACGCACTGTATAATAATACGTTTAGTGGACTAAAACGCTTAACAATATTGCATTTAGAAAAGAACAATATCAAAGAGTTGCTAGGTTTCGAATTGTCGCCTCTGGAGAATTTACGCGAATTGCATCTGCaagacaataaaatacattatatcgATAATCGAACCTTCATGGAGTTGAGGCATTTAGAAGTGTTGCGCTTAGAAGGAAACAACATTTACGGCTTCGCGGTGTGGCAGTTCACGATGAACCCTTATTTGGTAGAGATAAGTCTCTCGCGGAACCTTTGGTCGTGCGATTGTCAGTACATGCATAAATTTCGcaattggtttaaaaataacctaGGAAAAGTGGAAGACGCGCATAAAATCACGTGTGTATTTGACAATGTAACAAACGCAGTGGGACCCCTTATGGCTGATTTTAATTCTACGATTTGCACGAGTCATGTGGGTGGAAGCTCATCTATTATAGAAAACCAAGTAATCAATGATTATCTGCCCCTACTGTTAATATCACTCTGCGTATTTATTACGAGCTCCGCGTTAATATGTGGGATATTTTATTGGCGGCGAGAGCTTCGGGTCTGGATATACTACCATTGCGGATTCAGAATGTGCTACAAAAGTACAGCTTTCGACGATGAAGCCGACAAAGATCGCCTCTTTGACGCCTACATAAGTTACAGCGTGAAAGATGAGGCATTCGTCGCTCAAATGCTAGCGCCCGGCCTAGAATCGACCGACCCAAGTTTCCGGCTTTGCCTACATTACCGAGACTTTAACGCTTCGGCGTACGTAGCCGATACAATAATAGAGGCCGTAGAGTCATCCAAGAGGACGATAATAGTCCTATCAAAAAATTTCATCAACAACGAATGGTGtcgttttgaatttaaaacggCACTTCACGAAGTACTGAAAGAGAGACGAAGAAGActgataataatattgctaGGCGAGCTCCCGAACAGGGACATCGATCCGGAGCTCAGGTTGTGTTTGAAAGCTAACACGTGTATAGAGTGGGGCGATAGACAGTTTTGGCAAAAGTTGAGGTTCGCGATGCCGGATTTGCGGAAGTGTCAGTATCACCGGTCGACAGTGAATATTTACGCTTCGGTGTCCCCGGTGGGGGCCGGGCGGGCGCCGgcgccgcccccgccgccgccgccgggcAAGCTCCCCCCCCTGCTGGGCGACGCGCTCGGCTTGCCGGCCAGCGTGCACTCGCGCGACGTGCACCCCCACCGCATGCCGCCGCAGGCGCAGCTCTGGGCGTAG